A part of Mustela erminea isolate mMusErm1 chromosome 9, mMusErm1.Pri, whole genome shotgun sequence genomic DNA contains:
- the CAVIN3 gene encoding caveolae-associated protein 3, translating into MGESALEPGPVSAAAAGGPVHAVTVVTLLEKLATMLEALRERQGGLAQRQGGLAGSVRRIQSGLGALSRSHDTTSNTLAQLLAKAERVGSHADAAQERAVRRAAQVQRLEANHGLLVARGKLHVLLFKEEAEIPASAFQKAPEPLGPADQSEPGPEQPEGEVEESSDEEPVESRARRLRRTGLQKVQSLRRALSGRKGPAAPTPTPVKPPRLGPGRSADGQPDARPALEPNLESEPPQDTEEDPGRPGAAEAAVLQIESAA; encoded by the exons ATGGGGGAGAGCGCGCTGGAGCCGGGGCCTGTGTCCGCAGCAGCGGCTGGGGGCCCGGTGCATGCCGTGACGGTGGTGACGCTGCTGGAGAAGCTGGCCACCATGCTGGAGGCGCTGCGGGAGCGGCAGGGGGGCCTGGCTCAGAGGCAGGGCGGCCTAGCGGGCTCTGTGCGCCGCATCCAGAGCGGCCTGGGCGCGCTGAGCCGCAGCCACGATACCACGAGCAACACACTGGCGCAGCTGCTGGCCAAGGCGGAGCGCGTGGGCTCACACGCGGATGCCGCGCAGGAGCGCGCGGTGCGCCGCGCGGCCCAGGTGCAGCGGCTGGAGGCCAACCACGGGCTGCTCGTGGCGCGCGGGAAGCTCCACGTCCTGCTCTTCAAG GAGGAGGCCGAAATCCCAGCCAGCGCCTTCCAGAAGGCGCCAGAGCCCTTAGGCCCAGCCGACCAGTCCGAGCCCGGCCCAGAGCAGCCTGAGGGTGAAGTTGAGGAGAGCTCGGACGAGGAGCCCGTGGAGTCCAGGGCTCGGCGGCTGCGGCGCACCGGGTTGCAGAAGGTACAGAGCCTGCGAAGAGCCCTGTCCGGCCGGAAAGGCCCTGCAGCACCAACGCCCACGCCGGTCAAGCCACCTCGCCTTGGGCCTGGCCGGAGCGCTGATGGCCAGCCTGATGCCCGGCCGGCACTGGAGCCCAACCTGGAGTCAGAACCTCCACAGGACACCGAGGAAGATCCCGGGAGACCTGGGGCAGCGGAAGCCGCAGTGCTTCAAATAGAGAGCGCAGCCTAA